CCTTTTCTTACGATAGGCTTCAAGTTGATACTTGTACCTTGATTGGTTTTTCTAAATTTAATTAAGTTATACGTTTTCTCATCAGCATCAAAACTTACCATTCTCTCGTCTTCTGTACGATCGTATTTGATAGTAATGATGTTAGCATCAACATATTCTACAGTTCCATGCCCTTCAGCATTGATCAATACTCTAGAATCTGAAGCTACCTGACGCTCTAAACCTGTACCTACAATTGGTGCTTCAGGACGGATCAAAGGAACTGCCTGACGCATCATGTTCGATCCCATCAACGCACGGTTCGCATCATCATGCTCCAAGAAAGGAATCAAAGATGCAGAAATCGAAGCGATCTGGTTAGGAGCAACGTCTGTATAATGTACTGAACTTGGTTCAACAACTGGGAAATCACCCTCTTCACGAGCAATAACATTACCAGCAGTAATTTTACCATTATCATCCATTTCAATGTTTGCCTGAGCAATCATTTTTCCTTCTTCTTCTTCAGCACTTAAGTAAATTGGTGCGCTTTCTAAATCAACAACACCATCTGTTACTTTACGGTATGGAGTTTCGATGAATCCCATTCCGTTTACTTTAGCATAAACCCCAAGAGATGAAATCAAACCAATATTTGGTCCCTCAGGAGTTTCAATCGGACATAAACGACCATAGTGGGTATAGTGAACGTCACGAACCTCGAAACCAGCTCTTTCTCTAGAAAGTCCACCTGGTCCAAGTGCAGAAAGTCTTCTTTTGTGTGTAATCTCAGCTAATGGATTCGTTTGATCCATAAATTGAGACAACTGGTTAGTACCAAAGAAAGAGTTGATAACTGATGATAATGTTTTAGCATTAATCAAATCAATTGGTGTAAACACCTCGTTATCTCTAACGTTCATTCTCTCACGAATAGTTCTAGCCATACGTGCTAAACCAACACCGAATTGTTGAGACAATTGTTCTCCAACTGTTCTTACACGACGGTTTGATAAGTGATCAATATCATCAATCTCTGCTTTAGAGTTAATTAATTCGATCAAATATTTTACGATTGTAATGATATCTTCTTTAGTAAGCACTTGCTTATCCATAGGGATATCTAAATCTAATTTTTTATTCATTCTGTAACGACCTACTTCACCTAAGTTATAACGTTGGTCAGAGAAGAATAATTTATCAATAATACCACGAGCAGTTTCCTCATCAGGCGGTTCAGCGTTACGCAACTGACGGTAAATGTGCTCTACAGCTTCTTTTTCAGAGTTAGTTGGATCTTTTTGTAATGTATTGTGGATAATAGCATAATCTGCTTGGTTATTATCCTCTTTGTGTAACAAAATAGATTTAACGTTAGAATCAATGATCTCTTCAACATTATCTTTATCGATAATCGTATCACGATCAAGGATGATTTCGTTACGTTCGATAGAAACTACCTCTCCAGTATCCTCATCTACGAAATCCTCGTGCCATGTGTTCAAAACACGTGCAGCAAGTCTTCTTCCAATATATTTTTTAATTCCTGTTTTAGATACTTTAATTTCTTCCGCTAAGTCGAAAATCTCCAAGATATCTTTATCTCTTTCGAATCCAATAGCACGGAATAAAGTTGTTACAGGTAATTTTTTCTTTCTATCGATATAGGCGTACATTACGCTGTTGATATCAGTAGAGAATTCTATCCAAGATCCTTTAAAAGGAATAACTCTTGCAGAATATAGTTTAGTTCCATTTGCGTGGAATGACTGTCCAAAGAAAACTCCTGGAGAACGGTGTAATTGAGATACTACTACACGCTCAGCACCATTGATTACAAAGGTACCGCTTGGAGTCATATAAGGGATTGTTCCAAGATAAACATCTTGTACAATTGTTTCAAAATCTTCGTGTTCTGGATCTGTACAATATAGTTTTAACCTAGCTTTTAATGGCACACTATAAGTAAGACCTCTCTCTATACATTCTTGAATTGTATAACGTGGTGGGTCAACAAAATAATCTAGGAACTCCAATACGAAGTTATTTCTCGTATCTGTAATTGGAAAGTTTTCCATGAAGGTGTTGTATAACCCTTCGTTGCCTCTTTCGTCAGATTTCGTTTCTAATTGGAAGAAATCTTTAAAAGATTTAACCTGAACATCCAAGAAGTCTGGATAGTCAGGAATATTTTTTGTAGAGGCAAAATTCAATCTTTCAGTCTGATTTGTTATCATCAATGGACAAAATTTTGATTAAAAAAAAGTAATTTGTTTTGTGTAAAAACACACTGCTTAGTTTATACTTTCTTTTTAAAACCAATACATCTTTAAAAATAAACCAATAAAATCGGATTCATTTTTTGTCTTCGTATTGATCAAAAACTTTTTCGTATTTTAAACTATTTGATAATAAAATTTAATGTATTTTATTATACGAAAAATGGTTTAGGCCTTTGAGTGTTAACTCAGGACCTAAACCTAGTTCTTAAAACCGAGTTGAATTATTTAAGCTCAACTACAGCTCCAGCTTCTTCTAATGATTTTTTAAGACCTTCAGCTTCTTCTTTAGAAACTCCTTCTTTAACGTTACTTGGAGCACCGTCAACTACGTCTTTAGCTTCTTTAAGACCTAAACCAGTTAATTCTTTAACTAATTTTACAACAGCTAATTTAGAAGCTCCTGCATCTTTCAATACAACTGTAAATTCAGTTTGTGCTTCTTCAGCAGCACCGTCTCCTCCACCAGCAGCAACTACTACAGCAGCAGCAGCAGGCTCGATTCCGTACTCGTCTTTTAATATTGTTGCTAATTCGTTAACTTCTTTAACTGTTAAGTTAACTAATTGTTCTGCGAATTGTTTCAAATCTGCCATTTTCTTCTATCGTTTAAAATGATTTGTAAAAATATAATTTAATTATTGTGCGCTAATTAAGCAGCATGGAAGCAACAAACTTCCTTGCGTTGATTATTATGCTTCAGTTTCTTCTTCGCTACCTGCGAATTTGTTTTGTAAAGCAGAAATAATTCTTTGAGCTGGAGATTGTAATAATCCAATGATTTCTCCAATAAGTTCTTCTTTAGATTTAATTGTAGCTAACGCATCTAATTGGTTATCTCCAATGTAAACTTCAGAATTGATGTAAGCTCCTTTTAAAACTGGTTTATCAGATTTCTTACGGAAATCTTTGATAATTTTTCCAGGTGCATTAGCAACATCAGAAATGAATATAGCACTATTACCAGATAAAACTGTAGGTAAATCACCATAATCATTAGAAGAAGCTTCCATTGCTTTTGCAAGCAAAGTATTTTTAACAACTTCTAATTTGATACCTGCTTTGAAACAAGCTCTACGTAAGCTTGAAGTTGTCTCTGCGTTTAAACCAGAAATATCAGAAATGTAAATGATATTTGTACCAGCTAACTGCGCAGTTAAATTTTCAATCGCGATTGATTTTTCTTCTCTAGTCATACTAAAAATTTTTAACTACCAATTATACTGCTTTTGGGTCTAATGCAATAGCAGGACTCATTGTGCTTGTAAGGTGAATACCTTTGATGTATGTACCTTTAGCAGCAGTTGGTTTAAGTTTTATTAATGTTTGAATAATTTCGTGTGCGTTCTCAACGATTTGCTCAGCTCCGAAAGAAACTTTACCAATACCAGCGTGAACGATACCAGTTTTATCAACTTTAAAGTCAATTTTACCAGCTTTAACTTCTTGAACAGCTTTAGCAACATCCATAGTTACTGTACCTGTTTTAGGGTTTGGCATTAAACCTCTAGGTCCTAAAATACGACCTAATGGACCTAATTTACCCATAACAGCAGGCATAGTAATGATCACATCAACATCTGTCCAACCGTCTTTAATTTTTTGTAAGTAATCGTCAAGACCAACGTGATCTGCTCCAGCCTCTCTTGCTTCAGCTTCTTTATCTGGAGTAACCAATGCTAATACTTTAACGTCTTTTCCTGTTCCGTGAGGTAAAGTAACTACACCTCTAACCATTTGATTCGCTTTTCTTGGATCAACACCCAAACGAACTGCGATATCAACAGACTCATCAAATTTTGCAGAAGCAACCACCTTAATTAATGCAGCAGCATCTTTTAAAGAGTATAATTTGTTCTTTTCAATTTTTGAAGCAGCCTCTTTTTGCTTTTTTGTTAATTTTGCCATTTCTTTTTCTTAATTAAAAAGGAGCATCTCCTGATACAGTTATACCCATAGATCTAGCTGTTCCAGCAACCATACTCATAGCTTTCTCAATTGTGAAAGCGTTTAAGTCTGGCATTTTGTCTTCAGCAATAGTTCTAATTTGTTCCCAAGTAACGCTAGCTACTTTTTTACGATTAGGCTCACCAGAACCAGATTTTAGCTTTGCAGCTTCCATTAACTGAACTGCTGCTGGAGGAGTCTTAACAACAAAATCAAATGATTTGTCTTTGTACACAGTGATTTGCACTGGACAAATTTTGCCAGGTTTATCTTGAGTTCTAGCATTAAATTGCTTACAAAACTCCATGATATTAACCCCAGCAGCTCCTAAAGCAGGTCCAACCGGTGGCGACGGGTTCGCAGCACCTCCCTTAACTTGTAGTTTAACTACCTTACTAATTTCTTTAGCCATTTTTAAAAAATTTAACACTGTAATCAATTGGAAGCGATTACAATGGTTTATTATAGTGTAACAAAAAATTATACTTTTTCAACTTGCATAAAACTCAATTCTAATGGAGTTTTTCTTCCGAAAATCTTAACCATTACTTCAAGTTTACGCTTTTCTTCATTGATTTTCTCAACAGATCCATTAAATCCGTTGAAAGGTCCATCAATAACCTTAACAGTCTCTCCAAGGCTGAATGGTATAGAACGAGTATCTGTATTAACAGTAAGCTCATCTACTTTACCTAACATACGATTAACCTCCGAAAGTCTCAAAGGAACAGGCTCTCCACCTTTAACTTCCCCCAAGAAACCAATTACACTTGTAATAGACTTAATAATATGAGGTATCTCACCAACTAGGTTTGCTTCGATCATAACATATCCAGGAAAATAAACTTTATCCTTAGATAGTTTTTTCCCTTCTTTTACAGTAACTACTTTCTCAGTAGGAACTAAAACTTGGGAAACATAATCTTCCATACCTAATCTGGCAATCTCCGTTTCAATGTAAGCTTTTACCTTGTTTTCTTGGCCGCTTACAGCTCTTACCACATACCATTTTTTCACATTATTATCTGCCATCACAAAAAAATTTACCCTTTTAACCAGTTAAAAAATCCAGCCAAAGCTTTTGCAAAAAATTCGTCAACTCCCCAAGTTGCTAAAGCAAATAAAACCGAAAATACAGCAACAACAATTGTTAATTTCTGTACTTCTGCCCAAGAAGGCCAAGTAACATTTGACTTCAACTCTTCGAAAGCCTCTGATAAATAATTAGTAACTTTTGTCATTTGATATATTTTTTTATTGCACGGGCGGAGGGATTCGAACCCCCATCAACGGTTTTGGAGACCGCTATTCTACCCTTGAACTACGCCCGTAATTAAAGCCAGTGATTAAAAAATAATCACTGGCTTTTTATTTATTTTAATAGAATTACTCTACGATTTCAGTAACCTGTCCAGCACCAACTGTTCTACCACCTTCACGGATAGCAAAACGTAAACCTACGTTCATAGCGATTGGGCTTAATAAAGCAACTTCAATAGTTAAGTTATCACCTGGCATTACCATCTCTACACCTGCTGGTAAAGAAATAACTCCTGTTACGTCAGTTGTACGTACGTAGAACTGTGGACGGTAGTTATTGTGGAATGGAGTGTGACGTCCACCTTCTTCTTTTTTCAAGATATAAACCTCAGCTTTGAATTTAGCGTGTGGTTTTACTGAACCTGGCTTAATAATAACCATACCTCTTTTGATATCAGCTTTATCAATACCTCTTAACAATAAACCTACGTTATCTCCAGCTTCACCTCTGTCAAGGATTTTACGGAACATCTCAACTCCTGTAATAGTAGAAGTTAATTTTTCAGCTCCCATACCAATGATTTCAACAGGATCTCCAGTGTTAGCAACTCCAGTTTCGATACGACCTGTAGCAACAGTTCCACGACCTGTAATTGTAAATACGTCCTCAACTGGCATCAAGAATGGTTTAGCAACGTCACGTACTGGCTCTTCGATCCAGTTGTCAACAGCTTCCATTAATTCAATAATTTTAGGTACCCAGTTTGGATCATTGTTTAATCCTCCTAAAGCAGAACCTTGAACTACAGGACCATTATCTCCATCATATTCGTAGAAAGATAATAAATCTCTAATTTCCATTTCAACAAGCTCTAATAACTCAGCATCATCAACCATATCCACTTTGTTCATGAAAACAACGATTCTTGGAATACCAACCTGACGTCCTAAAAGGATATGCTCACGAGTTTGTGGCATTGGACCATCTGTAGCAGCAACTACTAAGATAGCTCCGTCCATTTGAGCAGCACCAGTAACCATGTTCTTTACGTAATCCGCGTGACCTGGACAGTCAACGTGAGCGTAGTGACGGTTAGCAGTTTCGTACTCTACGTGTGATGTATTAATAGTAATACCTCTTTCTTTCTCCTCTGGAGCGTTATCGATTTGATCAAACGATTTTGCTTGACAGTAACCAGCATCTGACAATACTTTTGTAATTGCAGCAGTTAATGTAGTTTTTCCGTGATCTACGTGTCCAATTGTACCTATGTTTAAGTGCGGTTTGGAACGATTAAAATTCTCCTTTGCCATTTTACTTAATTTTTAATCTTAGTTATATATTAATTTTCAATTTCCTACTTACTTGAGCCAATGTCGGGATTTGAACCCGAGACCTCTTCCTTACCAAGGAAGCACTCTACCCCTGAGCTACACCGGCAGAGAGTTCTGATTTAAGATTCCTGAATTTAGATTTCAGATTTTTCTTTCAAAAACCTACAACCCTTAATCTCAACTTCTTTTTTAGTGGGGAGAGCAGGATTCGAACCTGCGAAGTTCTCACAGCAGATTTACAGTCTGCCCTCGTTGGCCGCTTGAGTATCTCCCCTAATTTTTAAAATTCCAATATTTTAAAGAACCAATTTCAAATCGCATTTGAAATATTTTGAGCCGATAGAGGGACTCGAACCCACGACCTGCTGATTACAAATCAGCTGCTCTAGCCAGCTGAGCTACATCGGCGAATACATTAAAAAAGTCCGCTATTTCTAACGGACTGCAAATGTAGCTATTTTATCTTTTAATCAAAACATTTTTCAAAAAAAATTTCAATTAAATGTGTGCTCTTATTTTTTCTTTCCTTTTTACCAGCAAACGTTCTAAAGATTCCGCCGAAAGCTCAACTGCTTCCTCAAATGATTTACACTGTTTTTTCACCAGAAATTCATCTCCCGGAACATTAATCTTAATCTCCACTGCCTTATTCTCCTTATCACTTGTTCTTTCAACTTTTAAAAAAACATCAGCCGAAACAACTCGATCGTAATACTTCTCGAGCTTATCCATTCTTTCTTGAATAAAATCCACCAATTTTCTGTCGACAGTAAAGTTAACTGCATGAACATCTACCTTCATAATACAAATTTTAAAAAGTTAAACATTTCAAGAATCATTATTTATTCCGAGGATGGGCATCCGAGTACACTTTTTTAAGTTCTGCTAAACTATTATGAGTATAAACTTGAGTAGAAGCCAGACTGGAATGACCTAATAATTCTTTAACTGAATTTAAATCTGCCCCATTATTCAATAAATGAGTCGCAAAAGTATGCCGAAGCACATGCGGACTCTTTTTTACCTTCTCAGAGACCCTACTAAAGTATGAATTTATTAATCGATACACAAACGATTCACTCAATTTTAACCCTTTTGCCGAAATAAAAAAATAATCCGAATCCACAATGTCCTCAACCAAGTCCCGCTCATTCAAATAATGCCTGATCTGTTCTTCAACAATAGGCAGAAGTGGAATTATTCGCTCTTTGTTTCTTTTTCCTAAAACCTTAATGACATTTGAAGACAAATCAATATTTTTCAACATTAAATGTATCAGCTCCGCCCTTCTCATTCCTGTTGTATAAAAAAGATCTACTATAAGTTTATCTCGTATTTCTTCAAAACCAGATACAGCATCAACTCCAAACATCAAATCATTTATTTCTTTTTCAGAAAACGGAATCTGGACATTTTTAGGTGTTTTTAATGCTTTATGCTTCAACATAGGATTAACTTCAATTTGCTTAGTCTTTAGCAAAAATTTAAAAAAAGCTTTAAGCGAAGCCATTTTCCTATTCACTGAAACATTTGAAATTCCCTGATCTACCAAAGAAACAATCCAACTCCTGATCTGACTGTAATTAACCTTATCAATTTCCTCCTGTTCAAAATTCAGCTTATTAAAATCTTCAAAAACAGTTATATCATTTAAGTAGGCAGTAACAGTATGCGGAGAATATTTTTTCTCCAGCTGAAGATAATCACGAAATGCGTCTTTATTAGATTGCATAAAGAAGTTCTTTTAATTTAAGAAGTAATAAAAACTTCTTTTTAGGAAGTTTTAAAAACAAAAAAACCGTTAGCATCAAAATTATAACATTTTGACCACTAACGGTAATTATTTTTGAAAAGCTTATATTAACTTTCTAAACTGTCTTTCAACGTTTGGATGTAAGCAGCTTTTTGAATTTGAGCTCTTTTTATAACAGAAGGCTTAATAAAAGCAGTACGTGCTCTTAATTGACGAACAGTTCCTGTTTTATCAAATTTTCTTTTATAGCGCTTTAATGCTCTATCGATATTTTCTCCGTCTTTAATTGGTATAATTAACATAATATAGACACCTCCTTTCGTTAAGGCTGCAAATGTATATATTAATTATCAATTATGAGTCACAAATTGCAAATTATTTTTTCTAATGAAATAAAGAATAGAAAAAGAAACCAGATTTTTTCAGGGAATACCTTATTAGCTAAATCTGAACTATTTCAATAAATTTCTGGAAATAACTAATTTTTGAATTTCGGTTGTTCCTTCGCCAATGGTACATAATTTAGAATCTCTATAGAATTTCTCAACTGGAAAATCTTTAGTATATCCGTAACCACCATGAATTTGAACCGCATCATTTGCAATTTTCACACAAGCTTCGGAAGCGTACATCTTTGCCATTGCACCTGCTGTAGTTACTGGCTTATGCATTTCTTTCAAATAAGCTGCTTTATGCAATAACAATTCTGAAGCTTCAATTTCTGTTGCCATATCCGCCAGTTTAAAAGAAATTCCTTGGAAATTACTAATAGGCTGTCCAAACTGATGCCTTTCTTTTGAATACTTTAATGCCGCTTCATAAGCCCCTTTTGCAATTCCTAGTGATAATGCTCCAATAGAAATTCGGCCTCCATCAAGAATTTTCATAGCTTGTACAAATCCTTGTCCCACTTCACCTAGTCTATTCGCATCAGGAACACGACAGCTGTCAAAAACCAGTTCTGCCGTTTCGCTCGCTCTCATCCCCAGTTTATTTTCTTTTTTTCCAGACGAAAAACCAGCCATACCTTTTTCTAATACAAAA
This is a stretch of genomic DNA from Flavobacterium endoglycinae. It encodes these proteins:
- the secE gene encoding preprotein translocase subunit SecE is translated as MTKVTNYLSEAFEELKSNVTWPSWAEVQKLTIVVAVFSVLFALATWGVDEFFAKALAGFFNWLKG
- the rplK gene encoding 50S ribosomal protein L11, coding for MAKEISKVVKLQVKGGAANPSPPVGPALGAAGVNIMEFCKQFNARTQDKPGKICPVQITVYKDKSFDFVVKTPPAAVQLMEAAKLKSGSGEPNRKKVASVTWEQIRTIAEDKMPDLNAFTIEKAMSMVAGTARSMGITVSGDAPF
- the hpf gene encoding ribosome hibernation-promoting factor, HPF/YfiA family, yielding MKVDVHAVNFTVDRKLVDFIQERMDKLEKYYDRVVSADVFLKVERTSDKENKAVEIKINVPGDEFLVKKQCKSFEEAVELSAESLERLLVKRKEKIRAHI
- a CDS encoding tyrosine-type recombinase/integrase gives rise to the protein MQSNKDAFRDYLQLEKKYSPHTVTAYLNDITVFEDFNKLNFEQEEIDKVNYSQIRSWIVSLVDQGISNVSVNRKMASLKAFFKFLLKTKQIEVNPMLKHKALKTPKNVQIPFSEKEINDLMFGVDAVSGFEEIRDKLIVDLFYTTGMRRAELIHLMLKNIDLSSNVIKVLGKRNKERIIPLLPIVEEQIRHYLNERDLVEDIVDSDYFFISAKGLKLSESFVYRLINSYFSRVSEKVKKSPHVLRHTFATHLLNNGADLNSVKELLGHSSLASTQVYTHNSLAELKKVYSDAHPRNK
- the rpsU gene encoding 30S ribosomal protein S21 codes for the protein MLIIPIKDGENIDRALKRYKRKFDKTGTVRQLRARTAFIKPSVIKRAQIQKAAYIQTLKDSLES
- the nusG gene encoding transcription termination/antitermination protein NusG; protein product: MADNNVKKWYVVRAVSGQENKVKAYIETEIARLGMEDYVSQVLVPTEKVVTVKEGKKLSKDKVYFPGYVMIEANLVGEIPHIIKSITSVIGFLGEVKGGEPVPLRLSEVNRMLGKVDELTVNTDTRSIPFSLGETVKVIDGPFNGFNGSVEKINEEKRKLEVMVKIFGRKTPLELSFMQVEKV
- the tuf gene encoding elongation factor Tu, whose translation is MAKENFNRSKPHLNIGTIGHVDHGKTTLTAAITKVLSDAGYCQAKSFDQIDNAPEEKERGITINTSHVEYETANRHYAHVDCPGHADYVKNMVTGAAQMDGAILVVAATDGPMPQTREHILLGRQVGIPRIVVFMNKVDMVDDAELLELVEMEIRDLLSFYEYDGDNGPVVQGSALGGLNNDPNWVPKIIELMEAVDNWIEEPVRDVAKPFLMPVEDVFTITGRGTVATGRIETGVANTGDPVEIIGMGAEKLTSTITGVEMFRKILDRGEAGDNVGLLLRGIDKADIKRGMVIIKPGSVKPHAKFKAEVYILKKEEGGRHTPFHNNYRPQFYVRTTDVTGVISLPAGVEMVMPGDNLTIEVALLSPIAMNVGLRFAIREGGRTVGAGQVTEIVE
- the rplJ gene encoding 50S ribosomal protein L10, translated to MTREEKSIAIENLTAQLAGTNIIYISDISGLNAETTSSLRRACFKAGIKLEVVKNTLLAKAMEASSNDYGDLPTVLSGNSAIFISDVANAPGKIIKDFRKKSDKPVLKGAYINSEVYIGDNQLDALATIKSKEELIGEIIGLLQSPAQRIISALQNKFAGSEEETEA
- the rpoB gene encoding DNA-directed RNA polymerase subunit beta, whose protein sequence is MITNQTERLNFASTKNIPDYPDFLDVQVKSFKDFFQLETKSDERGNEGLYNTFMENFPITDTRNNFVLEFLDYFVDPPRYTIQECIERGLTYSVPLKARLKLYCTDPEHEDFETIVQDVYLGTIPYMTPSGTFVINGAERVVVSQLHRSPGVFFGQSFHANGTKLYSARVIPFKGSWIEFSTDINSVMYAYIDRKKKLPVTTLFRAIGFERDKDILEIFDLAEEIKVSKTGIKKYIGRRLAARVLNTWHEDFVDEDTGEVVSIERNEIILDRDTIIDKDNVEEIIDSNVKSILLHKEDNNQADYAIIHNTLQKDPTNSEKEAVEHIYRQLRNAEPPDEETARGIIDKLFFSDQRYNLGEVGRYRMNKKLDLDIPMDKQVLTKEDIITIVKYLIELINSKAEIDDIDHLSNRRVRTVGEQLSQQFGVGLARMARTIRERMNVRDNEVFTPIDLINAKTLSSVINSFFGTNQLSQFMDQTNPLAEITHKRRLSALGPGGLSRERAGFEVRDVHYTHYGRLCPIETPEGPNIGLISSLGVYAKVNGMGFIETPYRKVTDGVVDLESAPIYLSAEEEEGKMIAQANIEMDDNGKITAGNVIAREEGDFPVVEPSSVHYTDVAPNQIASISASLIPFLEHDDANRALMGSNMMRQAVPLIRPEAPIVGTGLERQVASDSRVLINAEGHGTVEYVDANIITIKYDRTEDERMVSFDADEKTYNLIKFRKTNQGTSINLKPIVRKGDRVVPGQVLSEGYATQNGELALGRNLKVAFMPWKGYNFEDAIVISEKVVRDDIFTSIHVDDYSLEVRDTKLGNEELTNDIPNVSEEATKDLDENGMIRIGAEVKPGDILIGKITPKGESDPTPEEKLLRAIFGDKAGDVKDASLKASPSLHGVVLDKKLFARAVKDKRKRTQDKDALGALEMEFETKFVELKDRLVEKLFLIVNGKTSQGVMNDLGEEVLPKGKKYTQKMLYAVEDFAHLSKGQWVADDATNKMVNDLIHNYKIKLNDLQGSLRREKFTITVGDELPSGILKLAKIYIAKKRKLKVGDKMAGRHGNKGIVARIVRHEDMPFLEDGTPVDIVLNPLGVPSRMNIGQIYETVLGWAGMNLGRKFATPIFDGASLDEINALTDEAGVPRFGHTYLYDGGTGERFAQKATVGVIYMLKLGHMVDDKMHARSIGPYSLITQQPLGGKAQFGGQRFGEMEVWALEAYGASSTLREILTVKSDDVIGRAKTYEAIVKGETMPEPGLPESFNVLMHELKGLGLDLRLEE
- the rplL gene encoding 50S ribosomal protein L7/L12, with protein sequence MADLKQFAEQLVNLTVKEVNELATILKDEYGIEPAAAAVVVAAGGGDGAAEEAQTEFTVVLKDAGASKLAVVKLVKELTGLGLKEAKDVVDGAPSNVKEGVSKEEAEGLKKSLEEAGAVVELK
- a CDS encoding acyl-CoA dehydrogenase family protein; protein product: MNFEFNQTQSMIAQSIKDFAEKNIRPYIMEWDEAQIFPVELFKKLGEMGFMGVLVPEEYGGSGLGYHEYITIIEEISKVDPSIGLSVAAHNSLCTNHILTFGNEEQKKKYLPKLATAEHIGAWGLTEHNTGSDAGGMNTTAVKDGDSWILNGAKNFITHAISGDVAVVVARTGEKGDSKGMTAFVLEKGMAGFSSGKKENKLGMRASETAELVFDSCRVPDANRLGEVGQGFVQAMKILDGGRISIGALSLGIAKGAYEAALKYSKERHQFGQPISNFQGISFKLADMATEIEASELLLHKAAYLKEMHKPVTTAGAMAKMYASEACVKIANDAVQIHGGYGYTKDFPVEKFYRDSKLCTIGEGTTEIQKLVISRNLLK
- the rplA gene encoding 50S ribosomal protein L1, which gives rise to MAKLTKKQKEAASKIEKNKLYSLKDAAALIKVVASAKFDESVDIAVRLGVDPRKANQMVRGVVTLPHGTGKDVKVLALVTPDKEAEAREAGADHVGLDDYLQKIKDGWTDVDVIITMPAVMGKLGPLGRILGPRGLMPNPKTGTVTMDVAKAVQEVKAGKIDFKVDKTGIVHAGIGKVSFGAEQIVENAHEIIQTLIKLKPTAAKGTYIKGIHLTSTMSPAIALDPKAV